The Thermococcus thermotolerans genome contains a region encoding:
- a CDS encoding tRNA(Met) cytidine acetyltransferase TmcA: MTVKVRFDKEVRDYAKGEKVKDSVLRLTETALAQALEKFHRRMIIIEGDTLRKAELAGILAGASARVLGDILDELKEKRLRDESEDKIEVLYATDALGEDTFGRKRYEAFRKHFDLLAGGAEVKAVTFKHTRDILGRTYDLLILDMSYDYSPNDLGRIIETVRGGGLIFILAHPFEKWKNMWTGFHKSLVTPPYTIDDVKKRFNRRLIRKFTEHEGIYIITENGKAKKKPKRNKTQAKIRARKGVPIPENTLFPRELYEMALTEGQVEVLKAFEGLVEEEGMLVLTADRGRGKSVSVGIAAIGLALALKKRTRIVVTAPEPENVQALFRFAKRALQRLGFKPHVVEEKGLIKELYARKIGLRYYPPAEGYKKTADLYILDEAAGIHVPILHRYLNKPRVVYSSTIHGYEGAGRGFSVKFLKRARERRQFRELHMEEPIRYAENDPIEKWLFDVLLLDAEPVELTQEDYRLIENKEVYFEEPDLDDWFENDREDLRNFVGIYILAHYRNRPSDVALLADAPHHRARVLRLKNGKIVTAIQIAEEGNIPKKVIEKMAKGYKPRGNIIPDMMVKHHMAKEFAKLRGYRIVRIATHPDAMDMGLGSKALELLEKEAREKGLDWIGSGFGASEELVRFWVRNGFAVVHLSPARNPVSGEFTAIVLKPISERAKKIIKKANDEFRIRLTEWLSDTHREIEPEIARWLFETPFGEAVDYPIHLTEVQRKRLDAFTGKVLTYDTVVDAVKPIVKLYFLDGWMKPYLDERQIRLLIYRVLQGHSWEEAAKLIDRTETFTMIEVRDIIRGLWYYYKRVIS, translated from the coding sequence GTGACCGTCAAGGTCCGCTTTGACAAGGAAGTGAGAGACTACGCCAAAGGCGAGAAGGTTAAGGACTCGGTTCTCAGGCTCACCGAGACGGCTTTAGCTCAGGCGCTTGAGAAGTTCCACAGGAGAATGATAATCATAGAGGGGGACACGCTGAGGAAGGCCGAGCTGGCCGGAATTCTCGCGGGGGCTTCGGCGCGGGTTCTCGGAGATATCCTCGATGAGCTCAAGGAAAAGCGCCTCCGCGATGAGAGCGAGGATAAAATCGAGGTCCTCTACGCAACCGATGCACTCGGAGAGGATACCTTTGGAAGGAAGCGCTACGAGGCCTTCAGAAAGCACTTCGACCTTTTGGCTGGGGGGGCCGAGGTTAAAGCGGTTACCTTCAAACACACCAGGGACATCCTCGGAAGGACGTACGACCTGCTAATTCTGGACATGAGCTACGATTACTCCCCCAACGACCTCGGTAGGATTATCGAGACCGTCCGCGGCGGCGGGCTCATCTTCATACTCGCCCACCCCTTCGAGAAGTGGAAGAACATGTGGACGGGCTTCCACAAGAGCCTCGTCACGCCGCCATACACGATAGACGACGTCAAAAAGCGCTTCAACAGGCGCCTCATCAGGAAGTTCACGGAGCACGAGGGCATCTACATCATCACCGAGAACGGAAAGGCCAAAAAGAAGCCGAAGAGGAACAAAACCCAGGCAAAGATCAGGGCCAGAAAGGGCGTACCGATTCCTGAGAATACCCTTTTCCCGCGTGAGCTCTACGAGATGGCACTCACGGAGGGACAGGTTGAAGTCCTTAAGGCCTTTGAAGGGCTGGTTGAGGAGGAGGGCATGCTAGTCCTCACCGCCGACAGGGGCCGTGGAAAGAGCGTCTCCGTTGGAATAGCCGCGATAGGCCTCGCACTGGCGCTCAAGAAGAGAACCAGAATAGTTGTGACAGCCCCCGAGCCGGAGAACGTCCAGGCCCTGTTCCGCTTCGCCAAGCGTGCCCTTCAGAGGCTCGGCTTCAAGCCGCACGTCGTCGAGGAGAAGGGCCTAATCAAGGAGCTCTACGCGAGGAAGATCGGCCTGAGGTATTATCCCCCCGCTGAGGGCTACAAAAAGACCGCCGACCTGTACATCCTCGACGAGGCCGCTGGAATCCACGTTCCCATACTCCACAGGTACCTCAACAAGCCGCGCGTGGTGTATTCCTCCACCATACACGGCTACGAGGGGGCCGGAAGGGGCTTCTCCGTTAAGTTCCTGAAGAGGGCCAGGGAACGGAGGCAGTTCAGGGAGCTCCACATGGAGGAGCCGATACGCTACGCGGAAAACGACCCGATAGAGAAGTGGCTCTTCGATGTTCTGCTCCTCGATGCAGAGCCCGTTGAGCTCACCCAGGAAGATTACAGGCTGATAGAGAACAAAGAGGTCTACTTCGAGGAGCCCGACCTCGACGACTGGTTCGAGAACGACAGGGAAGACCTCAGAAACTTCGTCGGCATCTACATCCTCGCCCACTACCGCAACAGGCCGAGCGACGTTGCTCTGCTCGCGGACGCGCCGCACCACAGGGCGAGGGTTCTCCGCCTCAAGAACGGCAAGATAGTTACGGCGATTCAGATAGCGGAGGAGGGCAACATTCCGAAGAAGGTCATCGAGAAGATGGCGAAGGGCTACAAGCCGCGCGGCAACATTATCCCGGACATGATGGTCAAGCACCACATGGCGAAGGAGTTCGCCAAGCTGAGGGGGTACAGGATAGTCCGCATCGCCACCCACCCGGACGCAATGGACATGGGGCTTGGAAGCAAAGCCCTTGAGCTCCTTGAGAAGGAGGCGAGGGAGAAAGGCCTTGACTGGATCGGCTCGGGCTTTGGGGCGAGCGAAGAGCTCGTCCGCTTCTGGGTTCGGAACGGCTTTGCGGTAGTTCATCTCAGCCCCGCGAGAAACCCTGTGAGCGGTGAGTTTACCGCCATAGTCCTCAAGCCGATAAGCGAGAGGGCGAAGAAGATCATCAAGAAGGCCAACGACGAGTTCCGCATAAGGCTGACGGAGTGGCTGAGCGATACCCACCGCGAAATTGAGCCCGAGATAGCGCGCTGGCTCTTCGAGACGCCCTTCGGCGAAGCTGTGGATTATCCGATTCACCTCACGGAGGTCCAGAGAAAGCGCCTCGATGCATTCACGGGCAAGGTTCTCACCTACGACACCGTGGTTGACGCGGTGAAGCCGATAGTCAAGCTCTACTTCCTCGACGGCTGGATGAAGCCATACCTCGACGAGAGGCAGATAAGGCTCCTCATCTACCGCGTTCTCCAGGGGCACAGCTGGGAGGAGGCGGCAAAGCTGATAGACAGAACCGAGACCTTCACCATGATAGAGGTGCGCGACATCATCAGGGGCCTCTGGTACTACTACAAGAGGGTCATCTCGTGA
- a CDS encoding TIGR00288 family NYN domain-containing protein, with translation MPGGNWEKIISITKDGMRSIGTMRRKIGRGKRIALLIDGPNILRKEFGVKLEDIVEALEGLGDLRVSKVILNQYAPQGLIEAVSNQGFEAIVVSGETGVKLAVEAMREIYNPNIDVIALATRNAEFLPVILKAKEKGKETIVIGIEPGFSAALKHAADYTIILEGGEGR, from the coding sequence ATGCCGGGCGGCAACTGGGAGAAGATAATCTCGATAACGAAGGATGGCATGAGGAGCATAGGAACCATGAGACGAAAGATAGGCCGCGGTAAAAGGATAGCACTGCTCATCGACGGTCCGAACATCCTCAGAAAGGAGTTCGGTGTCAAGCTGGAGGACATAGTTGAGGCCCTGGAGGGACTGGGCGACCTCAGGGTCTCCAAGGTGATACTGAACCAGTACGCTCCCCAGGGGCTCATAGAGGCGGTGTCCAACCAGGGGTTCGAGGCCATCGTTGTCTCGGGTGAGACCGGTGTCAAGCTCGCCGTCGAGGCGATGAGGGAGATATACAACCCCAACATCGACGTGATTGCCCTCGCAACGAGAAACGCCGAGTTCCTGCCGGTCATCCTCAAGGCCAAGGAAAAGGGCAAGGAGACTATAGTCATCGGCATCGAACCGGGCTTTTCAGCGGCTCTGAAGCACGCGGCGGACTACACCATAATCCTTGAGGGCGGTGAGGGGAGATGA
- a CDS encoding TIGR00288 family NYN domain-containing protein: MKERFFRVLRRGEKEVREVSTPEKPKKKRSIGLIIDGPNILRKEFGIKLEDIIDALERIGKLRVAKVVLNQYAPQGLIEAVVNQGLEPIIVAGDTDVRIAIEAMELIYNSDVEVIALATRDADFLPIVNEAKRRGKETIVIGVEPGFSVALQNAADYVIKMEGKGETHEFK; the protein is encoded by the coding sequence ATGAAGGAGCGCTTCTTTAGGGTTCTCAGGCGCGGGGAGAAGGAGGTCAGGGAGGTCAGCACCCCGGAAAAGCCGAAGAAGAAGAGGAGCATAGGCCTCATCATCGACGGCCCGAACATCCTCAGGAAGGAGTTCGGGATAAAGCTGGAGGACATAATAGACGCCCTTGAGAGGATTGGAAAGCTCCGCGTCGCCAAGGTAGTCCTCAACCAGTACGCTCCCCAGGGGCTCATAGAGGCCGTCGTCAACCAGGGGCTTGAGCCCATCATAGTCGCCGGCGACACCGACGTCAGGATAGCCATAGAGGCCATGGAGCTCATCTACAACTCCGACGTGGAGGTAATAGCCCTTGCCACCCGCGATGCCGACTTCCTTCCGATAGTCAACGAGGCCAAGCGCAGGGGAAAGGAGACCATAGTCATCGGCGTGGAGCCCGGCTTCTCGGTCGCACTCCAGAACGCGGCGGACTACGTCATCAAGATGGAGGGCAAAGGCGAAACCCATGAGTTCAAATAA
- a CDS encoding calcium/sodium antiporter: protein MIVEIILFALGLVLLIKGSDYFVEAASRVAKGFGVSEFIIALVLASIATTLPEVTVSAISSYQGKPDIALGNAIGSALANIALILGVSSLLRPLNVEKTAWKNSLFMIAVTAYAGLLMYDGKISRLDGASLILIYFGFLYYLYRKHMTLEELPEGGRGNPKRDALIMFGSGILVVTGAKLVVDSAVTMARAFGVPEVVIGLTMVSIGTSLPEFTNSLMATLKRLPNISVGNIIGANILDILMVIGIAALINPIYVDSTIYTFTLPLTLLVMAILTAVLRFTGRIDRLTGGILLAIYSYFLYVYLTGGVHLPQG from the coding sequence GTGATAGTTGAAATCATACTCTTCGCTCTAGGCCTCGTCCTGCTCATCAAAGGGAGCGACTATTTTGTTGAAGCCGCCTCGCGCGTTGCGAAGGGCTTCGGGGTGAGCGAGTTCATCATAGCGCTCGTTCTGGCCAGTATAGCCACCACCCTGCCGGAAGTTACGGTCTCGGCGATCTCGTCCTACCAGGGAAAGCCCGACATAGCGCTGGGAAACGCGATTGGAAGCGCACTCGCGAACATAGCCCTGATCCTTGGTGTGTCTTCCCTGCTCCGCCCCCTGAATGTGGAGAAGACAGCCTGGAAGAACTCCCTCTTCATGATAGCCGTCACAGCATATGCGGGTCTGCTCATGTACGACGGCAAGATAAGCCGCCTCGACGGGGCGAGCCTGATACTGATATACTTCGGCTTCCTCTACTACCTCTACCGGAAGCACATGACGCTTGAGGAGCTCCCCGAGGGCGGGCGCGGAAACCCGAAGAGGGATGCCCTCATAATGTTCGGGAGCGGCATTCTCGTCGTGACCGGGGCGAAGCTCGTGGTGGACAGCGCTGTCACGATGGCCAGGGCCTTTGGAGTCCCCGAGGTCGTCATAGGCCTCACGATGGTCTCAATCGGCACGTCCCTGCCGGAGTTCACAAACTCCCTCATGGCGACCCTCAAACGGCTTCCGAACATAAGCGTTGGCAACATAATAGGTGCTAACATCCTGGACATCCTCATGGTCATAGGAATAGCGGCCCTCATAAACCCGATATACGTCGACTCCACCATCTACACATTCACGCTGCCCCTGACCCTTCTGGTTATGGCCATACTGACGGCTGTCCTTCGCTTCACGGGCAGGATAGACAGGCTCACCGGTGGAATACTGCTGGCGATTTATTCCTACTTCCTCTACGTATACCTCACCGGGGGCGTCCACCTGCCGCAGGGATGA
- a CDS encoding thiamine ABC transporter substrate-binding protein, whose product MRKLATLLLTFLLLGALGAAKPVKAQEQLTVYSYDSIEWWMKEIIPIFEEKYGIKVNLVLIGDAGEVLNRLVLEKDNPQADVVVGIDNSYLAKAIDAGILEPYKPANADVIPQWIIDSFDPTFHLTPYDYGYIAINYRKDMVQNPPKSLEDLTKPEWKGKLIIEDPRTSSPGMAFLLWTIAVYGDDWLNYWERLKENDVQIVKGWSEAWGAFSEGEYPLVLSYATSPAATVYYENNTNVGAVAFSEGNYLQIEGAGIVKGAKNKELAKKFIEFLISEEAQEKLPLNQWMYPVNRNVKLPEVFSYAVKVEEPVTVDPKEIEKNYDLWLKQWTQLMVEGKSPDEILGKTTTETGGESSNSGICGPALLVGLAVLPLLLRRRR is encoded by the coding sequence ATGAGAAAGCTCGCCACCCTGTTGCTCACCTTCCTGCTCCTCGGCGCCCTCGGGGCGGCAAAGCCCGTTAAAGCCCAGGAGCAGCTGACGGTTTACTCATACGACAGCATTGAGTGGTGGATGAAGGAGATCATCCCGATTTTCGAGGAGAAGTATGGCATTAAGGTGAACCTCGTCCTCATCGGAGATGCAGGAGAAGTTCTCAACAGGCTCGTCCTTGAGAAGGACAACCCGCAGGCGGACGTCGTGGTGGGCATAGACAACAGCTACCTGGCCAAGGCCATCGATGCCGGAATACTGGAGCCCTACAAGCCGGCCAACGCCGACGTCATTCCCCAGTGGATAATAGACAGCTTTGACCCGACGTTCCACCTCACGCCCTACGACTACGGCTACATAGCCATCAACTACCGCAAGGACATGGTCCAGAACCCGCCGAAGAGCCTCGAAGACCTCACCAAGCCCGAGTGGAAGGGCAAGCTGATAATCGAAGACCCGCGCACCAGCTCACCGGGAATGGCCTTCCTCCTCTGGACGATAGCCGTCTACGGCGACGACTGGCTGAACTACTGGGAAAGGCTCAAGGAGAACGACGTCCAGATAGTCAAGGGCTGGAGCGAGGCATGGGGAGCCTTCAGCGAGGGTGAGTATCCCCTCGTTCTCAGCTACGCCACCTCACCGGCGGCAACGGTTTACTACGAGAACAACACCAACGTTGGAGCCGTTGCCTTCAGCGAGGGCAACTACCTCCAGATAGAGGGTGCCGGAATAGTCAAGGGCGCCAAGAACAAGGAGCTGGCGAAGAAGTTCATCGAGTTCCTCATCAGCGAGGAGGCCCAGGAGAAGCTTCCCCTCAACCAGTGGATGTACCCGGTGAACAGGAACGTCAAGCTCCCGGAGGTCTTTAGCTATGCCGTCAAGGTGGAGGAGCCCGTTACCGTTGACCCCAAGGAGATCGAGAAGAACTACGACCTCTGGCTCAAGCAGTGGACCCAGCTCATGGTGGAGGGCAAGAGCCCGGACGAGATACTCGGGAAGACGACCACCGAAACCGGCGGAGAGTCCAGCAACTCCGGCATCTGTGGGCCGGCCCTGCTCGTAGGCCTTGCCGTCCTTCCGCTCCTCCTCAGGAGGAGGCGGTGA
- the asnS gene encoding asparagine--tRNA ligase, with product MIDKVYCADVRPDMEGKRIKLAGWVYRKREVGKKVFIVLRDSSGIVQTIFKKELSEEAYAEAKKVGIESSIIVEGTVKADPRAPTGVEIQADKIEVIQNVDFFPITKDASDEFLLDVRHLHLHSPKVASIMKVKATMMQAAREWLLQDGWCEVFPPILVTGAVEGGATLFKLKYFDRTAYLSQSAQLYLEAAIFGLEKVWSLTPSFRAEKSRTRRHLTEFWHLELEAAWMDLWDIMKVEEELVSYMVQRTLELRKGDIETFRKDLTTLKNAVPPFPRISYDEAIDILQSKGVEIEWGEDMGADEERILTQEFEAPFFVYGYPKHIKAFYMKEDPKDPRKVLAADMLAPEGYGEVIGGSQREDDYDKLVQRILDEGMDPKDYEWYLDLRKYGSVPHSGFGLGLERLVAWVLKLDHVRWATLFPRTPSRLYP from the coding sequence GACTCAAGCGGAATCGTTCAGACGATATTCAAGAAGGAGCTGAGCGAAGAAGCCTACGCCGAAGCAAAGAAGGTCGGGATAGAGTCCAGCATCATCGTGGAGGGCACCGTTAAGGCCGACCCTCGCGCCCCCACCGGGGTTGAGATTCAGGCGGATAAGATAGAGGTCATCCAGAACGTTGACTTCTTCCCGATAACGAAGGACGCGAGCGACGAGTTCCTGCTGGATGTCAGGCATCTCCACCTGCACTCCCCGAAGGTCGCCAGCATAATGAAGGTCAAGGCGACGATGATGCAGGCCGCTCGCGAGTGGCTCCTCCAGGACGGCTGGTGCGAGGTCTTCCCGCCGATACTCGTCACCGGAGCGGTTGAGGGCGGAGCAACCCTTTTTAAGCTCAAATACTTCGACAGGACGGCCTACCTGAGCCAGTCGGCACAGCTCTACCTTGAGGCGGCAATCTTCGGCCTTGAGAAGGTCTGGTCGCTCACGCCGAGCTTTAGAGCTGAAAAGAGCAGGACGAGGAGACACCTCACCGAGTTCTGGCACCTTGAGCTTGAAGCTGCCTGGATGGACCTATGGGACATTATGAAGGTCGAGGAGGAGCTGGTAAGCTACATGGTGCAGAGAACGCTGGAGCTCAGGAAGGGCGACATTGAGACCTTCAGGAAGGACTTAACGACGCTCAAGAACGCGGTTCCGCCCTTCCCGAGGATAAGCTACGACGAGGCGATAGACATCCTCCAGAGCAAGGGCGTCGAGATAGAGTGGGGAGAGGACATGGGAGCCGACGAGGAGAGGATTTTAACCCAGGAGTTCGAGGCCCCGTTCTTCGTCTACGGCTATCCGAAGCACATCAAGGCCTTCTACATGAAGGAGGATCCAAAGGATCCGAGGAAAGTCTTAGCGGCCGACATGCTCGCGCCGGAAGGATACGGTGAGGTCATCGGTGGTTCGCAGCGTGAGGACGACTACGATAAGCTCGTGCAGAGAATTCTCGATGAGGGCATGGACCCCAAGGACTACGAGTGGTACCTTGACCTCAGAAAGTACGGCAGCGTTCCGCACAGCGGCTTCGGCCTCGGTTTAGAAAGGCTCGTCGCATGGGTGCTGAAGCTCGACCACGTGAGATGGGCAACGCTCTTCCCAAGGACGCCGAGCAGGCTGTATCCGTGA